A single Branchiostoma floridae strain S238N-H82 chromosome 11, Bfl_VNyyK, whole genome shotgun sequence DNA region contains:
- the LOC118425333 gene encoding polycystin-2-like, producing the protein MAPLLLFRKEIPGSITAPGVRRSNSGKRLSRWPKYVAWMIVVVSSVVSSFFVIMYSLDWGREKSEAWLKAFFLSFCLSSVVAETGQLLILALLAAWICNPTPSSKQRKYEIKTDKLHLHLLDRKASEKVHPPGVASVLRMKRKNNQRRRFFFVLQEYILLFLFVAVLFFISQQDKDPFAFHASRTLSTTLTEDFDSRNNWIDQYTKWLVLEMSFYYPSRKLFSSLRMVVQRNNVGHLSTSAVVGTHRVFQYENTSDYGVMIAHILFIFFFLATFIMEVVNIEGEGMRFFLSVWNLISFVSIVGSAVVICAFGIRYHFASEALKMIVEVTGELGIDHFVDFESTFWWDEAFKIVLAILVFVNTLKMLRVVRFNKTIAKFLALPGAMKNDLIGFSVTSAIVFMAFISSGMVVFGTHMKAFSNVLHTNYALFDMLLGRFVAEEILEANRYVGPVYFTLFMICIFIILVNFLVTIICDAIASDASIENDYDQELVDYIWKTFQQIFGIHSPPTQDVKAGEEILSDLDSNLRMIEESLDDTLDVACSICPDAEDTSDGTSFNRKDQRVALSLLSKKPSKDTYETANEAAPQASTSVMSLVYEEAQSVLRTHEDDAAKLNEVQNETRRRAQAIVQRKLAAKRRIKQARHGGERLASIAESAEVLLEQHADDEERLERQYQNNRRQFENKLQQKLTARRKQKDKEKK; encoded by the exons ATGGCGCCGCTTCTGCTGTTCAGGAAAGAGATCCCTGGTTCCATCACAGCTCCCGGAGTGCGACGTAGTAACT CTGGAAAGCGGCTGTCCCGCTGGCCGAAGTACGTGGCATGGATGATAGTAGTGGTGTCGTCCGTCGTCTCGTCGTTCTTTGTGATCATGTACAGCCTGGACTGGGGTAGAGAGAAGAGCGAAGCGTGGCTAAAGGCCTTCTTCCTCTCGTTTTGTTTGTCAAGTGTCGTCGCGGAGACTGGCCAG CTATTAATCCTGGCACTACTGGCTGCCTGGATCTGTAACCCGACGCCTTCAAGCAAGCAGAGGAAGTACGAGATCAAGACAGATAAGCTGCATCTGCACCTTTTGGATCGTAAAg CTTCAGAAAAGGTTCACCCGCCTGGAGTGGCCTCCGTGCTGAGGATGAAAAGAAAGAACAATCAGCGGCGAAGGTTTTTCTTCGTTCTGCAGGAGTACATCCTCCTCTTCCTGTTCGTTGCTGTTCTGTTTTTCATCAGTCAACAGGATAAAGATCCATTTGCTTTCCATGCATCTCGGACCTTGTCCACAACACTGACAGAAGATTTCGATTCG CGTAACAACTGGATCGACCAATATACAAAGTGGTTGGTTCTGGAAATGTCCTTCTACTATCCATCCCGCAAGCTATTCAGCAGCCTACGGATGGTCGTGCAGAGGAATAATGTCGGCCATCTCTCTACATCTGCAGTCGTTGGGACACACAGGGTCTTTCAGTATGAAAACACTTCTGATTACGGCGTGATGATTGCCCACATCCtcttcatctttttctttcttgctACCTTCATCATGGAAGTGGTGAATATCGAAGGGGAAGGGATGAGGTTTTTCCTTTCCGTCTGGAATCTGATATCTTTTGTGAGCATTGTTGGATCTGCAGTTGTCATCTGTGCCTTTGGAATAAGGTACCACTTTGCATCTGAAGCACTGAAGATGATAGTGGAGGTAACAG GTGAACTTGGAATAGaccattttgttgattttgagtCTACTTTCTGGTGGGATGAAGCGTTCAAAATCGTACTGGCCATTTTAGTCTTCGTGAACACACTGAAGATGCTTCGCGTGGTCCGCTTTAACAAGACCATTGCCAAGTTCCTCGCTCTGCCGGGTGCCATGAAGAATGACCTGATCGGCTTCTCGGTAACAAGCGCCATAGTCTTCATGGCCTTCATCTCTTCGG GTATGGTGGTGTTTGGGACACATATGAAGGCATTCAGCAACGTGTTGCACACAAACTATGCCCTGTTTGATATGTTGCTTGGCag GTTTGTTGCTGAAGAAATCTTGGAGGCGAACCGATATGTTGGCCCAGTCTACTTCACGTTGTTCATGATTTGCATCTTCATAATCCTCGTGAATTTCCTGGTAACCATCATCTGTGATGCTATAGCCTCTGATGCATCCATTGAGAATGATTATGACCAGGAACTGGTGGATTACATCTGGAAAACTTTCCAGCAGATATTCGGCATTCACTCGCCTCCGACACAAGATGTTAAAGCAG GCGAAGAGATCCTTTCCGATCTGGATTCAAACTTGCGTATGATAGAAGAGTCCTTAGATGACACCTTGGACGTTGCATGCAGTATTTGCCCAGATGCAGAAGATACAAGCGATGGCACATCTTTCAACCGAAAAGATCAGAGAGTCGCTTTAAGTCTTCTCTCCAAAAAGCCATCCAAAGATACATACGAGACGGCTAACGAAGCTGCACCGCAAGCGTCAACTTCAGTCATGTCCCTGGTCTATGAAGAGGCCCAAAGTGTCCTAAGAACCCACGAAGATGATGCAGCCAAACTCAACGAAGTACAGAACGAAACGAGACGACGTGCTCAGGCCATCGTTCAAAGAAAACTGGCAGCGAAAAGGCGTATAAAACAGGCGAGGCATGGCGGAGAAAGGCTGGCGAGCATCGCGGAGAGTGCTGAGGTACTGCTGGAGCAACACGCAGACGACGAGGAACGGTTGGAGCGTCAGTATCAAAACAACAGACGCCAGTTCGAAAATAAACTTCAACAGAAGTTGACAGCACGCCGCAAACAGAAGGACAAAGAAAAGAAGTAA